In a single window of the Streptomyces sp. HUAS ZL42 genome:
- a CDS encoding ABC transporter ATP-binding protein, with translation MTRAISLHDISKVYTKGVRVVDRLSLDITPGEFLVLLGPSGCGKSTVLRMIAGLEEITAGELRLDGEYANELPPSARNIAMVFQNFALYPNMTSRDNIGFPLRIEAPGADPSPRVDATARMLGIEDLLDRFPGQLSGGERQRVAMGRAIARHPSAFLMDEPLSNLDAKLRNHLRAEISKLTRELGVTTVYVTHDQAEAMSLGDRVAVLRGGVLQQLGTPRSVYALPRNVFVAAFIGTPRINLLRGLVRAPLDGAMTISLGKQSLRLPEPLTLDHQLLRVQQGREVIVGLRSEAVRIAKPAAARPGEVPISGLVEHVEFQGHEVLVHFNTGSRPAVVPDLEAPRLAPRQVRRRRREGRVLDRFRERAGALRAGPVVVLDEPREEAPASAEARIPGDLVVRTTPDFDLRHGMQVPLLVDIPHLFVFDHEGERICPAPARLPDLGE, from the coding sequence ATGACACGCGCCATCTCCCTGCACGACATCAGCAAGGTCTACACGAAGGGCGTCCGCGTCGTGGACCGGCTGTCGCTGGACATCACGCCGGGCGAGTTCCTGGTCCTGCTGGGCCCCTCCGGCTGCGGCAAGTCGACGGTGCTGAGAATGATCGCCGGCCTCGAGGAGATCACCGCCGGGGAACTGCGGCTCGACGGCGAGTACGCCAACGAACTGCCGCCGTCCGCGCGGAACATCGCGATGGTCTTCCAGAACTTCGCCCTCTACCCGAACATGACCAGCCGCGACAACATCGGCTTCCCGCTGCGCATCGAGGCGCCCGGCGCGGACCCGAGCCCGCGCGTGGACGCCACCGCCCGCATGCTCGGCATCGAGGACCTCCTCGACCGCTTCCCCGGCCAGCTTTCTGGCGGCGAACGCCAGCGTGTCGCCATGGGCCGGGCCATCGCCCGCCACCCCTCCGCCTTCCTGATGGACGAGCCGCTGTCCAACCTCGACGCCAAGCTGCGCAACCATCTGCGGGCCGAGATATCCAAGCTCACCCGGGAGCTGGGCGTCACGACGGTGTACGTCACCCACGACCAGGCCGAGGCCATGTCGCTCGGCGACCGGGTCGCCGTTCTGCGCGGCGGGGTGCTGCAGCAGTTGGGCACCCCGCGCTCGGTCTACGCGCTGCCCCGCAACGTCTTCGTGGCCGCCTTCATCGGCACCCCGCGGATCAACCTGCTGCGCGGCCTGGTCCGCGCCCCCCTCGACGGCGCGATGACGATCAGCCTCGGCAAACAGTCGCTGCGCCTGCCCGAACCTCTCACCCTGGACCACCAGTTGCTGCGCGTCCAGCAGGGCCGCGAGGTCATCGTGGGCCTGCGCTCGGAGGCCGTGCGGATCGCGAAGCCGGCCGCCGCACGCCCCGGTGAGGTACCGATCAGCGGACTGGTGGAGCACGTGGAGTTCCAGGGCCACGAGGTTCTCGTCCACTTCAACACCGGCTCGCGCCCCGCTGTCGTACCGGACCTGGAGGCCCCGCGCCTGGCGCCCCGCCAGGTCCGGCGCCGCCGCCGCGAGGGCAGGGTCCTGGACCGCTTCCGGGAGCGGGCGGGGGCACTCCGCGCCGGCCCGGTGGTGGTCCTGGACGAGCCGCGGGAGGAGGCCCCCGCGTCCGCCGAGGCCCGCATCCCCGGCGACCTCGTCGTGCGCACCACCCCAGATTTCGACCTCCGGCACGGCATGCAGGTTCCCCTCCTCGTCGACATCCCGCACCTCTTCGTCTTCGACCACGAGGGAGAACGCATCTGCCCGGCTCCGGCGCGGCTGCCCGACCTGGGGGAGTGA
- a CDS encoding aldehyde dehydrogenase family protein, with product MKAHDGMYIDGAWRPAAGRDLIEVVNPADEQVIGRVPAGTALDVDTAVRAARAALPGWAATLPAERAARLTALRDVLVARKDEIAETVTAELGAPLQFSQAVHAGVPIAVAGSYAELAATYAFEEKVGNSVVHHEPIGVVGAITPWNYPLHQIVAKVAPALAAGCTIVLKPAEDTPLVAQLFAEAVHEAGLPAGVFNLVTGLGPVAGQALAEHPGVDLVSFTGSTAVGRQIAATAGAAIKKVALELGGKSANVILPSADLAKAVNVGVANVMSNSGQTCSAWTRMLVHTSQYEEAVGIAATAAAKYGERIGPVVNAKQRSRVRGYIEKGVAEGARLVAGGPESPHEQGYFVSPTVFADVAPEMTIAQEEIFGPVLSILRYEDEEDALRIANGTVYGLAGAVWAGDEAEAVAFARRMDTGQVDINGGRFNPLAPFGGYKQSGVGRELGTHGLAEYLQTKSLQF from the coding sequence ATGAAGGCACACGACGGCATGTACATCGACGGCGCCTGGCGCCCCGCCGCCGGCCGGGACCTGATCGAGGTCGTCAACCCGGCCGACGAGCAGGTGATCGGCCGTGTTCCCGCCGGCACCGCCCTGGACGTCGACACCGCCGTACGGGCCGCCCGCGCCGCCCTCCCGGGCTGGGCCGCGACCCTGCCCGCCGAACGGGCCGCACGCCTGACCGCCCTCCGGGACGTCCTGGTGGCCCGCAAGGACGAGATCGCCGAGACCGTCACCGCCGAGCTCGGAGCGCCGCTGCAGTTCTCGCAGGCGGTGCACGCGGGCGTGCCCATCGCGGTCGCGGGCTCGTACGCCGAGCTGGCGGCGACGTACGCCTTCGAGGAGAAGGTCGGCAACTCCGTCGTCCACCACGAGCCGATCGGCGTGGTCGGCGCGATCACACCCTGGAACTACCCCCTCCACCAGATCGTCGCCAAGGTCGCCCCCGCCCTCGCCGCGGGCTGCACGATCGTGCTGAAGCCCGCCGAGGACACTCCGCTGGTCGCCCAGCTCTTCGCCGAGGCGGTTCACGAGGCCGGTCTCCCGGCGGGCGTGTTCAACCTGGTCACCGGCCTCGGCCCGGTCGCCGGCCAGGCCCTCGCCGAACACCCGGGTGTCGACCTGGTCTCCTTCACCGGCTCCACGGCCGTCGGCAGGCAGATCGCTGCGACGGCGGGCGCCGCTATCAAGAAGGTGGCCCTGGAGCTCGGCGGCAAGTCCGCCAACGTCATCCTCCCGAGCGCCGACCTGGCGAAGGCCGTCAACGTCGGCGTGGCCAACGTCATGTCCAACTCCGGGCAGACGTGCAGCGCCTGGACGCGCATGCTGGTGCACACCTCGCAGTACGAGGAGGCCGTCGGGATCGCCGCGACGGCCGCCGCGAAGTACGGCGAGCGCATCGGCCCCGTGGTCAACGCCAAGCAGCGGTCCCGCGTGCGGGGTTACATCGAGAAGGGCGTCGCGGAGGGCGCGCGCCTGGTCGCGGGTGGCCCCGAATCGCCGCACGAGCAGGGCTACTTCGTCAGCCCGACCGTCTTCGCGGACGTCGCCCCGGAGATGACGATCGCCCAGGAGGAGATCTTCGGCCCGGTCCTGTCGATCCTGCGCTACGAGGACGAGGAGGACGCCCTGCGCATCGCCAACGGCACGGTCTACGGGCTCGCCGGAGCCGTCTGGGCCGGCGACGAGGCGGAGGCGGTGGCCTTCGCGCGGCGCATGGACACCGGTCAGGTCGACATCAACGGCGGCCGCTTCAACCCCCTGGCCCCCTTCGGCGGTTACAAGCAGTCGGGCGTCGGCCGCGAACTCGGCACGCACGGCCTGGCCGAGTACCTCCAGACCAAGTCCCTGCAGTTCTGA
- a CDS encoding Zn-dependent alcohol dehydrogenase: MVRAAVLPAVGAPLEITRIDLPEPGPGRVRVRLAAAGVCHSDLSLSNGTMRVPVPAVLGHEGAGTVVAVGAGVTHVVPGDGVVLNWAPSCGSCHACSLGEVWLCANALTGAADVYARAADGTDLHPGLNVAAFAEETVVPAGCVLPVPDGIPLTDAALLGCAVLTGYGAVHHSAKVREGETVAVFGVGGVGLATLQSARIAGASRIVAVDVSPEKEELARRAGATDYVAASENTAREIRALTGKQGVDVAVECVGRAVTIRTAWDSTRRGGRTTVVGIGGKDQQVTFNALEIFHWGRTLSGCVYGNSDPAKDLPVLAEHVRAGRLDLGALVTERIGLDGIPAAFENMVAGKGGRALVVF, from the coding sequence GTGGTTCGTGCCGCTGTTCTTCCCGCCGTGGGCGCTCCGTTGGAGATCACCCGGATCGACCTTCCGGAGCCGGGCCCCGGCCGGGTCCGTGTCCGGCTCGCCGCCGCCGGGGTATGTCACTCCGACCTGTCCCTGTCCAACGGCACCATGCGGGTGCCGGTGCCCGCGGTCCTCGGCCACGAGGGCGCGGGCACGGTGGTCGCCGTCGGTGCAGGGGTCACCCATGTCGTGCCGGGTGATGGTGTCGTCCTCAACTGGGCGCCTTCCTGTGGAAGTTGCCATGCCTGTTCACTGGGTGAGGTCTGGCTGTGCGCCAACGCGCTCACCGGTGCCGCCGACGTCTACGCCCGTGCGGCGGACGGCACCGACCTGCACCCCGGCCTGAACGTCGCGGCCTTCGCCGAGGAGACGGTGGTGCCGGCGGGCTGCGTGCTGCCCGTGCCCGACGGCATCCCGCTGACGGACGCGGCGCTGCTGGGCTGCGCGGTCCTCACCGGCTACGGCGCCGTCCACCACTCGGCGAAGGTCCGGGAGGGCGAGACGGTGGCGGTGTTCGGCGTGGGCGGAGTGGGTCTGGCGACGCTTCAGTCGGCCCGGATCGCGGGCGCGTCGAGGATCGTGGCGGTGGACGTCTCCCCGGAGAAGGAGGAGCTGGCGCGCCGAGCGGGCGCGACGGACTACGTCGCCGCCTCCGAGAACACGGCTCGCGAGATCCGCGCGCTCACCGGCAAGCAGGGCGTGGACGTCGCCGTCGAGTGCGTCGGCCGCGCGGTCACGATCCGCACGGCCTGGGACTCGACGCGCCGCGGCGGCCGTACGACGGTCGTCGGCATCGGGGGCAAGGACCAGCAGGTCACCTTCAACGCGCTGGAGATCTTCCACTGGGGCAGGACCCTGTCGGGCTGTGTGTACGGCAACTCGGACCCGGCGAAGGACCTGCCGGTCCTGGCGGAGCACGTGCGGGCGGGGCGCCTGGACCTCGGCGCGCTGGTGACGGAGCGGATCGGGCTGGACGGCATTCCGGCGGCGTTCGAGAACATGGTGGCGGGGAAGGGCGGACGGGCGCTCGTGGTGTTCTGA
- a CDS encoding MFS transporter — translation MDTFPSAQPTTTAAPATPHRRRVATAAALASAVEWYDYFVFGIAAALVLGDLYFPAGSPTAAVLAAFATFAVGFLARPIGGIVAGHLGDRRGRKPMLVLALTLMGVATTGIGLLPTYATIGVAAPILLVVLRVAQGVAVGAQWGGAMLMATEYAPEGKRGVYGSFVQLGVPIGVVTANTVFLLAGAFTSDAAFAAWGWRVPFLVGLFVLALAWYIHARVEETPEFREAERALAEQEKEQNERSSPLRTILRGHLGTVLLAGGSFAVNTATFYIIITGVLDYTTRALGMERGAVLTVSLCVSLTQLALIPAAAALSDRVGRIKVYAFGAAGIALWAVPLFLLIDTGSLLWLAVGTFVASCFLSIMYGPQAALFAELFTPEMRYTGASLGYQIAAVCGGGLAPFVMVLLLEATGTSMAVSAYIVALSVIALVSIKVLADRARSR, via the coding sequence ATGGACACGTTCCCCTCCGCTCAGCCAACCACCACCGCCGCGCCCGCGACTCCCCATCGCCGCCGCGTGGCAACCGCGGCGGCGCTCGCCTCGGCCGTCGAGTGGTACGACTACTTCGTCTTCGGAATAGCCGCCGCACTCGTCCTCGGCGACCTGTACTTCCCGGCCGGCAGCCCCACCGCCGCAGTGCTCGCCGCCTTCGCCACCTTCGCCGTGGGCTTCCTCGCCCGCCCGATCGGCGGCATCGTCGCCGGACACCTCGGCGACAGGCGCGGCCGCAAGCCGATGCTGGTTCTCGCGCTCACCCTCATGGGCGTGGCCACCACCGGCATCGGCCTGCTCCCGACGTACGCGACGATCGGCGTCGCCGCCCCGATCCTGCTGGTCGTCCTCCGCGTCGCGCAGGGCGTGGCAGTCGGTGCCCAGTGGGGCGGCGCGATGCTGATGGCCACCGAGTACGCCCCCGAGGGCAAGCGCGGCGTCTACGGCAGCTTCGTCCAGCTCGGCGTCCCGATCGGCGTGGTGACCGCCAACACCGTCTTCCTGCTGGCCGGCGCGTTCACCTCGGACGCCGCGTTCGCGGCCTGGGGCTGGCGCGTCCCCTTCCTCGTCGGCCTGTTCGTCCTCGCCCTCGCCTGGTACATCCACGCGCGCGTCGAGGAGACCCCCGAATTCCGGGAGGCGGAACGGGCGCTGGCCGAGCAGGAGAAGGAGCAGAACGAGCGCAGCTCCCCCCTGCGCACGATCCTCCGCGGCCACCTCGGCACGGTCCTCCTCGCCGGAGGCTCCTTCGCCGTGAACACCGCGACCTTCTACATCATCATCACCGGCGTCCTCGACTACACCACCCGAGCACTCGGCATGGAACGCGGTGCGGTGCTCACCGTCTCGCTCTGCGTCAGCCTCACCCAGCTGGCACTGATCCCGGCGGCCGCCGCGCTGTCCGACCGCGTCGGCCGGATCAAGGTCTACGCGTTCGGCGCGGCCGGCATCGCCCTGTGGGCCGTACCGCTGTTCCTGCTGATCGACACCGGTTCGCTGCTGTGGCTGGCAGTCGGCACGTTCGTCGCCAGCTGCTTCCTGAGCATCATGTACGGCCCCCAGGCCGCCCTGTTCGCCGAGCTGTTCACGCCCGAGATGCGGTACACGGGCGCTTCCCTCGGCTACCAGATCGCGGCCGTGTGCGGCGGTGGCCTCGCACCGTTCGTGATGGTGCTGCTCCTGGAGGCCACCGGCACGTCGATGGCGGTGTCCGCCTACATCGTCGCGCTCTCGGTGATCGCCCTCGTCTCCATCAAGGTCCTTGCGGACAGGGCGCGCTCACGCTGA
- a CDS encoding DMT family transporter, whose product MMSTSRRTELFAAGAAGVTVVLWASAFVSIRSAGGAYSPGALALGRLLAGALALGAICLVRREGWPPRTAWRGIAISGLLWFGFYMVALNWGEQQVDAGTAALVVNIGPILIALLGSRLLGDPMPPRLLAGMAVSFAGAVTVGLSMSGGGGSSVLGVALCLLAAVGYAGGVVAQKPALGRASALQVTTFGCLVGAVACLPFAGQLVREAGEAPLSATLNMVYLGVFSTALAFTTWAYALARTTASRMGATTYAVPALVVLMSWLTLGEVPGMLTLAGGALCLAGVAVSRSRARKAAAPETAPEPRADAREPSA is encoded by the coding sequence ATGATGAGCACCTCCCGCCGTACGGAACTGTTCGCCGCCGGTGCGGCCGGCGTCACCGTCGTCCTGTGGGCCTCCGCCTTCGTCTCGATCCGCAGTGCGGGCGGCGCGTACTCGCCGGGTGCGCTGGCGCTGGGCCGGCTGCTGGCCGGGGCGCTGGCGCTGGGGGCGATCTGTCTGGTACGGCGGGAGGGGTGGCCACCGCGGACGGCCTGGCGCGGGATCGCCATATCGGGCCTGCTGTGGTTCGGCTTCTACATGGTCGCCCTGAACTGGGGCGAGCAGCAGGTCGACGCGGGGACGGCGGCCCTGGTCGTGAACATCGGGCCGATCCTCATCGCTCTGCTCGGCTCCCGGCTGCTCGGCGATCCGATGCCGCCGCGGCTGCTGGCGGGGATGGCGGTGTCGTTCGCCGGTGCGGTCACGGTGGGGCTTTCGATGTCGGGCGGGGGCGGGTCGTCGGTGCTCGGGGTGGCCCTGTGCCTGCTGGCCGCGGTCGGGTACGCCGGCGGGGTCGTGGCGCAGAAGCCGGCCCTCGGACGCGCGAGCGCGCTGCAGGTGACGACGTTCGGGTGCCTGGTCGGGGCCGTTGCCTGCCTGCCCTTCGCGGGGCAACTGGTGCGGGAGGCGGGCGAGGCACCGCTCTCGGCCACACTCAACATGGTCTACCTGGGCGTCTTTTCGACCGCGCTCGCGTTCACGACATGGGCGTACGCCCTGGCCCGTACGACCGCGAGCCGCATGGGCGCGACCACGTACGCGGTGCCCGCGCTGGTCGTGCTGATGTCGTGGCTGACGCTGGGCGAGGTGCCGGGGATGCTCACCCTGGCGGGCGGGGCGCTGTGCCTGGCGGGGGTCGCGGTGTCCCGCTCGCGGGCCCGGAAGGCCGCGGCCCCGGAGACGGCTCCGGAGCCGCGGGCCGACGCGCGTGAACCGTCAGCGTGA
- a CDS encoding ArsR/SmtB family transcription factor — protein sequence MTGRDPRAPQLARLAGLIADETRAACLLALLDGRAWTAGELARHAGVAASTLSEHLGKLVAGGLLGEERQGRHRYVRLADARVAQLVEDLAAQFAPDTAVRPRTLRESSAGSAMARGRTCYDHLAGRLGIAVTEALTLKGLLRQDTGFALTDAGVRWFEATGIALDRGGRRPLARACLDWTERRPHLAGVAGAALCRHALDAGWCVRIGTERAVKVTATGEQALTELLGIASGDLR from the coding sequence ATGACCGGCAGGGACCCCCGAGCACCGCAGCTGGCCCGGCTCGCCGGGCTGATCGCCGACGAGACGCGCGCCGCGTGTCTGCTGGCGCTGCTCGACGGGCGGGCGTGGACCGCCGGTGAGCTGGCCCGGCACGCGGGAGTGGCCGCGTCGACGCTGAGCGAGCACCTGGGAAAGCTGGTCGCGGGCGGGCTGCTCGGCGAGGAGCGGCAGGGGCGGCACCGGTACGTGCGGCTGGCCGACGCGCGTGTGGCGCAGCTGGTGGAGGACCTCGCCGCCCAGTTCGCACCGGACACCGCGGTACGGCCGCGCACCCTGCGCGAGTCGAGCGCCGGGTCGGCGATGGCCCGGGGCCGCACCTGCTACGACCATCTCGCCGGGCGGCTCGGCATCGCGGTCACCGAGGCGCTGACCCTGAAAGGACTGTTGCGTCAGGACACGGGGTTCGCGCTGACGGACGCGGGAGTGCGGTGGTTCGAGGCCACCGGTATCGCACTCGACCGCGGGGGGCGCCGCCCGCTGGCCCGGGCCTGCCTCGACTGGACCGAGCGCCGCCCGCACCTCGCGGGCGTCGCGGGCGCGGCGCTGTGCCGGCACGCCCTGGACGCGGGCTGGTGCGTGCGCATCGGCACCGAGCGGGCGGTGAAGGTGACGGCGACGGGTGAGCAGGCCCTGACCGAACTGCTGGGCATCGCGTCGGGTGATCTGCGCTGA
- a CDS encoding TetR/AcrR family transcriptional regulator has product MARPRKPLLSTDRIVETARALVDAEGLAAVSTRRLAAELGVSGPSLYNHFRTKDEILEAVADSVSAQVDLAMFEDGRDWRTALHDWALSYRAALRDHPNIVPVLARGPGRRPAALRLADAVYGAMVEAGWPAAQATSIGALMRYFIMGSALGSFAGGFVDDASAYDPADYPHLGQAHLLADQQEKIDERAFETGLTALLDGLVQQYEQVSRA; this is encoded by the coding sequence ATGGCCCGACCGCGCAAGCCCCTCCTCAGCACCGACCGCATCGTCGAGACGGCCCGCGCACTGGTGGACGCGGAGGGTCTCGCGGCCGTCTCCACCCGGCGGCTCGCCGCCGAGCTGGGGGTGAGCGGGCCCTCGCTCTACAACCACTTCCGGACGAAGGACGAGATCCTGGAGGCGGTCGCCGACTCGGTGAGCGCCCAGGTCGATCTGGCGATGTTCGAGGACGGCCGGGACTGGCGCACCGCCCTGCACGACTGGGCCCTCTCCTACCGGGCGGCCCTGCGCGACCATCCGAACATCGTCCCGGTCCTCGCCCGCGGCCCCGGCCGCCGTCCCGCCGCACTCCGTCTCGCGGACGCCGTCTACGGCGCGATGGTCGAGGCGGGCTGGCCGGCCGCGCAGGCCACCTCCATCGGAGCGCTGATGCGGTACTTCATCATGGGCTCCGCACTGGGCTCGTTCGCCGGCGGTTTCGTGGACGACGCGAGCGCCTACGACCCCGCCGACTATCCCCACCTCGGCCAGGCCCACCTCCTCGCCGACCAGCAGGAGAAGATCGACGAGCGGGCCTTCGAGACGGGGCTCACGGCACTGCTCGACGGTTTGGTCCAGCAGTACGAGCAGGTGAGCCGGGCCTAG
- a CDS encoding acyl-CoA dehydrogenase family protein produces MNLGLSEEQEAVRRLAEDFVSREITPNVVTWDRAEEVDRSIVKKLGEVGFLGLTIDEEYGGSGGDHLAYCLVTEELGRGDSSVRGIVSVSLGLVAKTIAGWGSGEQKRRWLPGLTSGESVGCFGLTEPGTGSDAGNLATRAVRDGDEYVINGTKMFITNGTWADVVLLFARSTDAPGHKGVSAFLVPTDTPGLSRRTIHGKLGLRGQATAELVLEDVRVPASALLGEEGKGFSVAMSALAKGRMSVAAGCVGIAQAALDAAVRYAGEREQFGRTIAHHQLVQELISDIAVDVDAARLLTWRVADLIDRGLPFATESSKAKLFASEAAVRAANNALQVFGGYGYIDEYPAGKLLRDARVMTLYEGTSQIQKLVIGRALTGVSAF; encoded by the coding sequence GTGAACCTGGGGCTCAGTGAGGAGCAGGAGGCCGTCCGTCGGCTTGCCGAGGACTTCGTGTCGCGTGAGATCACGCCGAACGTCGTCACCTGGGACCGGGCCGAGGAGGTCGACCGTTCGATCGTCAAGAAGCTCGGCGAGGTCGGCTTCCTGGGACTGACCATCGACGAGGAATACGGCGGCTCGGGCGGCGACCACCTCGCGTACTGCCTGGTCACCGAGGAACTCGGCCGCGGGGACTCGTCCGTGCGCGGCATCGTCTCCGTCTCGCTCGGTCTTGTCGCCAAGACGATCGCCGGCTGGGGGAGCGGGGAGCAGAAGCGGCGCTGGCTGCCGGGGCTCACCTCCGGCGAGTCCGTCGGCTGCTTCGGCCTCACCGAGCCGGGCACCGGCTCCGACGCGGGGAACCTCGCCACGCGCGCGGTGCGCGACGGCGACGAGTACGTCATCAACGGCACCAAGATGTTCATCACGAACGGCACCTGGGCCGACGTCGTCCTGCTTTTCGCCCGCTCCACGGACGCGCCCGGCCACAAGGGTGTCTCCGCCTTCCTCGTCCCGACCGACACGCCCGGCCTCTCCCGCCGCACGATCCACGGCAAGCTCGGCCTGCGCGGCCAGGCGACCGCGGAACTGGTCCTCGAGGACGTGCGCGTCCCGGCCTCCGCGCTGCTGGGGGAGGAGGGCAAGGGCTTCTCGGTGGCCATGTCCGCCCTGGCCAAGGGACGGATGTCGGTCGCGGCGGGGTGTGTGGGCATAGCCCAGGCCGCGCTGGACGCGGCGGTGCGATACGCGGGTGAGCGCGAGCAGTTCGGCAGGACGATCGCCCACCACCAACTGGTGCAGGAACTGATCAGCGACATCGCCGTGGACGTGGACGCGGCCCGGCTGCTGACCTGGCGGGTCGCCGACCTGATCGACCGGGGGCTGCCCTTCGCCACCGAGTCCTCCAAGGCCAAGCTCTTCGCCTCGGAAGCGGCGGTCCGTGCCGCCAACAACGCCCTGCAGGTCTTCGGCGGGTACGGCTACATCGACGAGTACCCTGCGGGCAAGCTGCTGCGCGACGCCCGTGTGATGACCCTCTACGAGGGCACGAGCCAGATACAGAAGCTGGTGATCGGGCGGGCGTTGACGGGGGTTTCGGCGTTCTGA
- a CDS encoding YiaA/YiaB family inner membrane protein — protein MSETSGKQQNTAAFYGQAVASFSVAMAATAIGIFKLNADAWVRAFLGIAVLYLVTSAFTLAKVIRDRQDAAARAYSPFEKL, from the coding sequence ATGAGTGAAACCTCGGGCAAGCAGCAGAACACGGCCGCGTTCTACGGTCAGGCCGTCGCCTCGTTCTCCGTCGCCATGGCCGCCACCGCCATCGGGATCTTCAAGCTCAACGCGGACGCCTGGGTGCGGGCCTTCCTCGGGATCGCCGTCCTGTATCTCGTGACGTCCGCCTTCACCCTCGCCAAGGTGATCCGCGACCGGCAGGATGCGGCGGCCCGGGCCTACAGCCCCTTCGAAAAGCTCTGA
- a CDS encoding TetR/AcrR family transcriptional regulator, whose amino-acid sequence MSTAKERAGGEAQAWGEVTPDAARRLLIAAVEAFAERGYHATTTRDIAGRAGMSPAALYIHYKTKEELLHRISRIGHEKALEILQTAARGEGSATERLADAVSSFVRWHAGGRTTARVVQYELESLGPEARAEILGLRRQVDAEVRQIVEEGVATGEFDVLDVQGTTLAVLSLCIDVARWFNVDGPRTPEEVGALYADLVLRMVGAK is encoded by the coding sequence ATGAGTACGGCGAAGGAGAGGGCCGGCGGCGAGGCGCAGGCGTGGGGCGAGGTCACGCCCGATGCGGCGCGGCGGCTGCTGATTGCCGCGGTGGAGGCCTTCGCCGAGCGGGGCTATCACGCGACGACGACCCGTGACATCGCGGGACGCGCCGGCATGAGTCCCGCCGCGCTCTACATCCACTACAAGACCAAGGAAGAGCTGCTGCACCGCATCAGCAGGATCGGCCACGAGAAGGCCCTCGAGATCCTGCAGACCGCGGCGCGGGGTGAGGGCAGCGCGACCGAGCGGCTCGCCGACGCGGTGAGCTCCTTCGTCCGCTGGCACGCGGGTGGACGCACCACCGCGCGGGTCGTCCAGTACGAACTGGAGTCGCTCGGCCCCGAGGCCCGCGCCGAGATCCTCGGACTGCGCCGCCAGGTGGACGCCGAGGTGCGCCAGATCGTCGAGGAGGGTGTGGCGACGGGCGAGTTCGACGTGCTGGACGTGCAGGGCACCACCCTTGCGGTGCTGTCGCTGTGCATCGATGTGGCCCGCTGGTTCAACGTCGACGGGCCGCGGACGCCCGAGGAGGTCGGCGCGCTGTACGCCGACCTCGTGCTGCGGATGGTGGGGGCGAAGTAG
- a CDS encoding MaoC family dehydratase — protein MAEPRIFTSVDDLRAAVGEQLGHTDWLDVDQKRIDLFADATGDHQWIHVDPEKAAAGPFGTTIAHGYLTLSLLPLFGPQLIKVEGVKMGVNYGVNKVRFPSPVPVGSRLRATAAITGVEDVPGGVQVTVAFTVERDGGDKPVCVAESVARYYL, from the coding sequence ATGGCAGAGCCGAGGATCTTCACCTCCGTCGACGACCTGAGGGCGGCGGTGGGCGAGCAACTGGGGCACACCGACTGGCTGGATGTCGACCAGAAGCGGATCGACCTGTTCGCCGACGCCACCGGCGACCACCAGTGGATCCACGTCGATCCGGAGAAGGCGGCCGCGGGACCCTTCGGGACCACCATCGCGCACGGGTATCTGACCCTGTCCCTGCTGCCCCTCTTCGGCCCCCAGCTCATCAAGGTCGAGGGCGTGAAGATGGGTGTCAACTACGGGGTCAACAAGGTCCGCTTCCCCTCCCCCGTCCCGGTCGGCTCACGCCTGCGCGCCACCGCCGCCATCACCGGCGTCGAGGACGTCCCGGGCGGCGTGCAGGTCACCGTCGCCTTCACCGTGGAGCGCGACGGCGGCGACAAGCCCGTGTGCGTCGCCGAGTCCGTCGCGCGCTACTACCTGTAG
- the soxR gene encoding redox-sensitive transcriptional activator SoxR — MPQIPEKIHELTVGQLAARSGAAVSALHFYESKGLISSRRTPGNQRRYSRDTLRRVAFVRAAQRVGIPLATIREALAELPEERTPTREDWARLSEAWRSELEERIKHLNRLRDHLTDCIGCGCLSLNTCVLSNPDDAFGERRAGSRLMAEP, encoded by the coding sequence GTGCCTCAGATTCCAGAGAAGATCCACGAGCTCACGGTCGGCCAGCTCGCGGCGCGCAGCGGCGCGGCCGTCTCCGCCCTGCACTTCTACGAGTCCAAGGGCCTGATCAGCAGCCGCCGCACGCCGGGCAACCAGCGCCGCTACAGCCGTGACACCCTGCGCCGGGTCGCCTTCGTCCGCGCCGCGCAGCGTGTCGGCATCCCGTTGGCCACGATCCGTGAAGCGCTCGCAGAGCTCCCCGAGGAGCGCACTCCCACCCGCGAGGACTGGGCGCGCCTCTCCGAGGCCTGGCGCTCCGAGCTGGAGGAACGCATCAAACACCTCAACCGCCTCCGCGACCACCTCACGGACTGCATCGGCTGCGGCTGCCTGTCCCTGAACACCTGCGTCCTGTCCAACCCGGACGACGCGTTCGGCGAACGTCGCGCGGGCTCCCGCCTGATGGCGGAGCCGTAG